The Calothrix sp. PCC 7507 DNA segment AATACGTTGATCACTTTGGCAACTTAATTAGTAACATTCCAGGAATTTACCTACAAGGCAAAACGTGGTACGTTCAAGCTGCTGGGTTAAAAATATCGGGTTGCGAAACTTACAGCGATGTGGGGATGGGAGAAGCGATCGCCTTAGTTGGTAGTCATGGCTGGGTAGAAATTGCTATCAACGGGGGGAATGCACACTTGCGGTTAGAGATCAACTTGCAAGATCCGGTAGAAGTCATTAGTTATTAGACTAGATACTAGAAATAACTCACACATATCTTTAATTCATATGACTACACAAACAGTATCTGCACCAGAAGTATATCAAGGTCAGTTTGGGGAATTTACCATTACTCCGAGCGATCGCACTAGCGTGATCATCTATCGCACTGGATTAATCATAGCTGCCCTCTGCTTTGCCATAGGTAGTGCTTTAGTTTTACTCAATCCTAGCCCTAATGCCATACAAGCAATTACGCCTTTGTATACTTGTTTCAGTCTGGCTCTTGGTGTAAGTTTATTGACCATCCATATATATATGGCATCACTACATCGAGTGTTACAGGTTTTCTGGCTAATTGGTAGTATTGCTGCCTTTGTATTCGCTCATGCTGATAGTCAACCCTTTGCGGCCACTGTGTATAATCAGCCACTGACATTATTGGGAGTTGGTTTCACCTTTGCCGCTTTGACAGGCATTTATTTCAAAGAAGCCTTTTGCTTTAATCGCCTAGAAACCAAAGTATTAACTGTAACTGTACCATTGCTATTATTGGGTCATTTAGTAGGGATTTTACCAACTCAAGGGGAACAGATTCTATTAGGTATTTGGGCGATTTTATTTTTGGTATTTGCCCTGCGTAAATCAGTACAAGATATTCCTGCTGATATTGGCGATAAGTCTGTATTTACTTATTTGAAAAGTAAACATTGAGTCTATAGCAATCTTATTTGATTTCTGAAAAAATCTCCGTATCTGTAGGGTGGGCATTGCCCACCATATCCGGGTTTTGGTGGGCAATGCCCAACGCCACTTGACGCCAGTCCGCTCAAGTCGGGAAACCCGCCCACAGGGCTGGCTCCTTTAAGCCGGGAAACTCTAGTCGAGCAGTGGCTCCCCTACGTATATTTCAAAAATCAAATAGTAGTCCTATAGATTTAAGAGGATGTTGGAAAAGTCTCCTTCTATGTCATGCTGAGGAACATTCCGCAAAGCTCCACTCAGATTGACTTTTTATCCCTGATAAAATTTTTCAAACATGGTATAGGAATCGTCAAAAGCATAAACTTCCGCAAATACGGCTATGCAAATGCCAAGAAATTTGGACACTTGCGACTCAGGGATGGGTGATGGCGATCGCTGTTGTTGTTGCTGCCATATTTTGCACTATTAAGGCGTGCAGACGATTCTTGATGAAGCGATCGCCTATATTTTTTAATTGGCAAACCTGAAGAAGAATATAAACCAAATTTGGGCATACTCAAACCAGTGGGTGTGAGGATAGACGAGTGGTGGAAGAACGGGCGTATTGGCTAGCTTGGGCGCAAATTTCTGGGATTGGGCCAGTATTATTGCAACGCTTGCAACAGCATTTTGGCACGCTAGCGATCGCTTGGGATGCTACTGCGGCAGAATTAGCCAAGGTGGAGGGTTTCGGTTTTCAGACATTAGAAAAAGTGGTACAACAGCGATCGCGTCTACATCCACAACAAATACTCACCAAACACCAAGCAGAAAATCCTCATTTCTGGACACCAGCCGATGCAGATTATCCCCGCTTGCTGCTGGAAACTCCCTCCCCTCCACCCAGTTTGTACTATCGCGGCGAAGTTGATTTGCAAGAAAACCTGGGAAACAAACCCCTAGTTGGCATTGTTGGCACGCGTAAACCCTCAGATTATGGTATCCGTTGGACACGTCAAATTAGCACAGCTTTAGCTAAAAATGGCTTTACAGTCGTCTCTGGAATGGCGGAAGGTATTGACACCGAAAGCCACTTGGCGACAATGAAAGCTGGTGGCAGGACGATCGCCGTTTTAGGTACGGGTGTAGATGTCATCTATCCCCACAAAAATCGGGATTTATACAAACAAATATTAACTTCTGGATTAGTCGTGAGTGAGTATCCCGCCAAAACGCCACCAGATCGCACTCATTTTCCCCGTCGCAATCGGATTATTGCTGGCTTGAGTCGTGCCATCTTGGTGATGGAAGCACCTTTGAAATCGGGTGCTTTAATTACAGCCACCTATGCCAATGATTTCGGACGCGATGTCTATGCATTACCGGGAAGAATTGATGACAATCCATCCCAAGGGTGCTTAAAACTACTCTCTCAAGGCGCTTCTTATATTCTCACAGAACTAGACGAACTGTTAAAAATGCTGGGTGCAATTCCCCAACTAGATGCTGTTGAGGAATCTGCAACACCGCAGCAGTTGACTTTGCCAGATTTATCGCCAGAACTGCAACAGGTAATGGATG contains these protein-coding regions:
- a CDS encoding DUF2301 domain-containing membrane protein — protein: MTTQTVSAPEVYQGQFGEFTITPSDRTSVIIYRTGLIIAALCFAIGSALVLLNPSPNAIQAITPLYTCFSLALGVSLLTIHIYMASLHRVLQVFWLIGSIAAFVFAHADSQPFAATVYNQPLTLLGVGFTFAALTGIYFKEAFCFNRLETKVLTVTVPLLLLGHLVGILPTQGEQILLGIWAILFLVFALRKSVQDIPADIGDKSVFTYLKSKH
- the dprA gene encoding DNA-processing protein DprA, with protein sequence MVEERAYWLAWAQISGIGPVLLQRLQQHFGTLAIAWDATAAELAKVEGFGFQTLEKVVQQRSRLHPQQILTKHQAENPHFWTPADADYPRLLLETPSPPPSLYYRGEVDLQENLGNKPLVGIVGTRKPSDYGIRWTRQISTALAKNGFTVVSGMAEGIDTESHLATMKAGGRTIAVLGTGVDVIYPHKNRDLYKQILTSGLVVSEYPAKTPPDRTHFPRRNRIIAGLSRAILVMEAPLKSGALITATYANDFGRDVYALPGRIDDNPSQGCLKLLSQGASYILTELDELLKMLGAIPQLDAVEESATPQQLTLPDLSPELQQVMDAIASDILSFDLIVQQTGMPTGSVSSALLQLELMSLVSQLPGMRYQKC